A single region of the Glycine max cultivar Williams 82 chromosome 20, Glycine_max_v4.0, whole genome shotgun sequence genome encodes:
- the LOC100789016 gene encoding uncharacterized protein: MNTQMEISSGGCSPRIRSEYSRKEGSEGTPFQHMELSDRDRNFQVQSMNALEILRETVRILRFNSWGFMAIAFMLICPVSAVLLSNVIVDESIVKNLSIRLMLVAQTSGLPLRPIIKQSCQRFAETVVSSAMCFPFYATLLLLSKAAVVYSVDCTYSRKKFDASKFCVIVAKFWRKILFTYMWVCTVIVCCITLFCVFLVAFCSALAVLGFLPDVVVYCAMLVGLVFSVVFANAIIICNIAMVISVLEDVSGAQAMLRSSILIKGQTQVGLLIFLGSTIGMAFVEGLFEHRVKTLSYGDGSSRVWEGPLLVVMYSFVVLIDSMMSAVFYFSCRSSNMEISDVEGKSILETMAISAESMGIQ; the protein is encoded by the coding sequence atgaacaCCCAAATGGAGATTTCCAGTGGAGGTTGTTCTCCTAGGATTAGGTCTGAATATTCAAGAAAAGAGGGATCCGAGGGAACCCCTTTTCAGCACATGGAACTCTCTGATCGTGATCGCAATTTCCAAGTCCAATCGATGAACGCTTTGGAAATTCTGAGAGAAACCGTCAGGATCCTTAGGTTCAATTCGTGGGGTTTCATGGCAATCGCTTTTATGCTTATTTGTCCTGTTTCTGCTGTGCTTTTATCTAATGTAATAGTGGATGAGTCTATTGTCAAGAATCTGTCCATCAGACTTATGTTGGTTGCACAGACTAGTGGTCTCCCTCTCAGACCAATCATCAAACAGTCTTGTCAGCGGTTCGCGGAGACCGTGGTTTCATCGGCCATGTGCTTTCCTTTCTATGctacgttgttgttgttgtcaaaGGCTGCGGTCGTCTACTCCGTAGATTGTACTTATTCGAGGAAGAAGTTCGATGCTTCCAAGTTTTGTGTGATTGTTGCCAAGTTTTGGAGGAAGATCCTGTTCACATATATGTGGGTGTGTACGGTTATAGTTTGCTGCATTACATTGTTCTGTGTTTTCCTTGTTGCGTTCTGCAGTGCTTTGGCTGTTCTTGGGTTTTTACCAGATGTTGTTGTGTATTGTGCAATGCTGGTTGGGCTGGTTTTCTCGGTTGTCTTTGCCAATGCCATAATCATCTGCAACATTGCGATGGTGATCTCGGTGTTGGAGGATGTTTCGGGAGCGCAGGCTATGCTTCGGTCAAGTATTTTGATCAAGGGTCAGACGCAGGTGGGTCTGCTGATATTTCTCGGATCAACGATAGGAATGGCCTTTGTGGAGGGCTTGTTTGAGCACAGAGTAAAGACACTGAGCTATGGTGATGGATCTTCGAGAGTGTGGGAAGGGCCGCTCTTGGTGGTAATGTATTCATTTGTGGTGCTTATAGATTCCATGATGAGTGCAGTTTTCTATTTCAGTTGTAGATCTTCTAACATGGAGATCTCAGATGTTGAAGGCAAGTCAATTTTAGAAACTATGGCCATTTCTGCTGAATCAATGGGCATTCAATGA